Proteins encoded together in one Desulfobaccales bacterium window:
- a CDS encoding P-II family nitrogen regulator produces the protein MLKKIEAIIREDKLTDVKEALREIGIVGLNVFEIRGHGRQGGITLVGRSGSYQVDMLTKIQLNIILSEHNLEETIETILDAAGTGETGDGLIFVFPVEEAIRIRTRERGHEAVMYPGDIDERKHPRKT, from the coding sequence ATGCTGAAGAAAATCGAAGCCATCATTCGGGAAGACAAGCTCACCGACGTCAAGGAGGCCCTGCGGGAGATCGGCATCGTGGGCCTGAATGTCTTTGAAATCCGCGGCCACGGCCGCCAGGGAGGCATCACCCTGGTGGGCCGTTCCGGCAGTTATCAGGTGGACATGCTCACCAAGATTCAGCTTAATATCATTTTGAGCGAACACAACCTGGAGGAGACCATCGAGACCATTCTCGATGCTGCCGGAACCGGCGAAACCGGGGATGGGCTCATCTTCGTGTTTCCGGTGGAGGAAGCCATCCGCATCCGCACCCGGGAGCGCGGTCACGAGGCGGTGATGTACCCCGGGGATATCGACGAAAGAAAGCATCCCAGGAAAACTTAG
- a CDS encoding hydrogenase iron-sulfur subunit, with translation MATEVVIYACQQAVPNPDFLRTQWGKENIRLQILPEPCSSKIEAFQLLRTLAAPADLVWVIGCAEDLCRYNEGSHRLGTRIAYTQRYLEEIGLEADRVGRSVVVPGDAPGLAAAVAEIKAKAEALGPSPLKKQG, from the coding sequence ATGGCAACAGAAGTGGTAATCTACGCCTGTCAGCAAGCCGTCCCGAACCCGGACTTCTTGAGAACCCAGTGGGGCAAGGAAAATATCCGTCTCCAGATCCTCCCCGAACCCTGCAGCAGCAAGATCGAAGCCTTCCAATTGCTCCGGACCCTGGCCGCCCCCGCGGACCTGGTATGGGTCATCGGCTGTGCTGAAGACCTCTGCCGCTACAACGAGGGCAGCCACCGTTTGGGAACCCGCATCGCCTACACCCAGCGTTACCTGGAAGAGATCGGTCTGGAAGCCGACCGGGTGGGGCGCTCGGTTGTGGTCCCCGGGGATGCTCCGGGCCTGGCCGCGGCGGTAGCCGAAATTAAGGCAAAGGCCGAGGCCTTGGGACCAAGTCCGTTGAAAAAGCAGGGGTAA
- a CDS encoding glutamate synthase-related protein, whose translation MPAKYHIPIRGVPPRFSPPAKTTIIDWNEGCLRCERCVKQICPVDAYKKRDFDRRQFVDTIDEMCRSCYRCVQGCPRELVFKALNPQYHHLGDDYYTPEIIGTTWYQAETGKIPVSGAGYGGVFAGEGFDSLWTDMSEIVRPTRDGIHGREYISTSIDLGRKPMFLIFDEQQELLFEPAPLMELPLPVVLAEPKAGADPERLRQILAKAAQALGTVVILERKAIAPELLDSAVSLVPLYPATHLDLDDPLLADVRAVELTDHPGVIKQMEAVKARYPLVIVWIKVPADHLAADRVAALTAAGAGVIHLAGTEKARGLGNDAELHLKDLIRRCHLKLVEKQLRDAVTLLASGGIALAEHVAKAIICGADGIIADVPLLLSLECRMCKECLSGQKNPCPIELEKLNVKRGSQRMVNLVGAWNNQLLEILGAMGMREVRRLRGEVGRAMFKEDLDKEIFAPLFARPEGEARRVGE comes from the coding sequence GTGCCAGCCAAATACCATATACCTATACGCGGGGTGCCGCCCCGCTTCTCGCCCCCGGCCAAGACCACGATCATCGATTGGAACGAAGGGTGCTTGCGGTGCGAGCGCTGCGTCAAGCAGATCTGCCCGGTTGACGCTTACAAGAAACGGGATTTTGACCGCCGGCAGTTTGTGGACACCATCGACGAGATGTGCCGGAGCTGCTACCGCTGCGTCCAGGGCTGCCCCCGGGAGCTGGTCTTCAAGGCCTTAAACCCCCAGTACCACCACTTGGGCGATGACTACTACACCCCGGAGATCATCGGCACCACCTGGTACCAGGCGGAAACGGGCAAGATTCCGGTTTCCGGCGCCGGCTATGGCGGCGTCTTTGCGGGCGAAGGCTTCGACTCCCTGTGGACCGACATGTCGGAAATCGTTCGGCCTACCCGGGACGGCATTCATGGCCGGGAATACATCAGCACTTCCATCGACCTGGGCCGCAAGCCCATGTTTCTGATTTTCGACGAGCAGCAGGAACTGCTTTTCGAGCCGGCCCCGTTGATGGAACTGCCTCTGCCCGTGGTCCTGGCGGAACCAAAGGCGGGAGCTGACCCGGAACGCCTGCGCCAGATTCTCGCGAAAGCGGCCCAGGCCCTGGGGACCGTGGTGATCCTGGAACGGAAAGCTATCGCACCCGAGTTGCTGGATTCGGCCGTTTCTCTGGTGCCGCTGTACCCCGCCACTCATCTCGACCTGGATGACCCGCTCCTGGCTGATGTACGCGCCGTGGAGCTTACCGACCACCCGGGGGTCATCAAACAGATGGAGGCCGTTAAGGCCCGTTATCCCCTGGTGATTGTCTGGATCAAAGTGCCCGCCGATCACCTGGCCGCGGACCGGGTGGCGGCCCTGACCGCGGCGGGAGCCGGGGTCATCCACCTGGCGGGCACCGAAAAAGCCCGGGGGCTGGGAAACGACGCCGAACTGCATCTTAAGGACCTGATCCGCCGTTGTCACCTGAAGCTGGTGGAGAAGCAGCTCAGGGACGCGGTCACATTGCTGGCCAGCGGCGGCATCGCTTTGGCCGAACATGTGGCCAAGGCCATCATCTGCGGCGCTGACGGCATCATCGCCGATGTTCCTTTGCTCCTGTCGCTGGAGTGCCGTATGTGCAAGGAGTGTCTCAGCGGCCAGAAAAACCCCTGCCCGATTGAGTTGGAGAAACTCAACGTCAAACGGGGCTCCCAGCGCATGGTGAACCTGGTGGGCGCCTGGAACAACCAGTTGCTGGAGATCCTGGGCGCCATGGGCATGCGTGAGGTGCGGCGTCTGCGGGGCGAAGTGGGCCGGGCCATGTTCAAGGAAGATCTGGATAAAGAAATTTTTGCGCCCCTGTTCGCCCGCCCGGAAGGCGAGGCCCGTCGCGTGGGGGAGTAA
- a CDS encoding glutamate synthase-related protein → MAQPKKVIPIESWSPGQPWEPVTTPSRFKNALSKYRVWRDESKCIKCGRCVEVCPFGVHSKAGKYIRKPKSYRCLGTTCQNNDFYCVKQCPVQALKVSIHPVYSTLGDSRWTPDLLLSNWWQAENGTLSHIDLEYRLGGSGGGFDQLRFLFPKARPDFQLSHDDISLEVEINRRGDNRPQIKLGVPWYGGGMSFGSVSINTILSRVQAAVRYNTMVSTGEGGYHESLYPYDNNMVTQVATGLFGVREETIQRVRMVEFKYAQGAKPGLGGHLLGDKVTPAVARMRESVTGSALFSPFPFHSVYSVEDHKKHIDWIKEINPRALVSVKVSTPTDVDMVAVGSYYAGAHVVQLDGSYGGTGAAPDIAKKNIAMPVEYAIPKVHQFLKAEGIRDQVTLIASGGIRNAYDIAKAIALGADGVQIGTADLVALECLRCHNCESGRGCARGIATTDPELVDLMTVAWGVNRISNLYYAWTWQLKEILRRLGLRSIKELVGRTDTLAHLDYFDRPVDDDLRRS, encoded by the coding sequence ATGGCACAACCAAAGAAAGTAATTCCCATCGAATCCTGGAGCCCAGGGCAACCCTGGGAGCCGGTGACCACTCCGTCCCGGTTCAAGAATGCCTTGAGCAAGTATCGGGTCTGGCGCGACGAATCCAAGTGCATCAAGTGCGGCCGTTGCGTCGAAGTCTGTCCTTTCGGGGTGCACTCCAAGGCCGGAAAATATATCCGCAAGCCCAAGAGCTATCGCTGCCTGGGGACGACCTGCCAGAACAATGATTTTTACTGCGTGAAGCAGTGCCCCGTCCAGGCCCTTAAGGTCAGCATCCATCCGGTTTACAGCACCCTGGGCGACAGCCGTTGGACCCCGGACCTGCTCCTGAGCAACTGGTGGCAGGCGGAGAATGGCACCCTGTCCCACATTGACCTGGAATACCGCCTGGGGGGCTCAGGCGGCGGCTTTGACCAGCTACGCTTCCTGTTCCCCAAGGCCCGGCCCGACTTCCAGTTGAGTCACGACGACATCTCCCTGGAAGTGGAAATCAACCGCCGGGGCGACAATCGGCCTCAGATCAAGCTGGGAGTGCCCTGGTACGGGGGCGGCATGTCCTTCGGGTCGGTGTCCATCAACACCATTTTGTCCCGAGTCCAGGCCGCGGTGCGCTACAACACCATGGTGAGCACCGGCGAAGGGGGCTACCATGAATCGCTGTACCCCTACGACAATAATATGGTCACCCAGGTGGCCACGGGACTGTTCGGCGTCCGGGAGGAGACCATCCAGCGAGTGCGGATGGTGGAATTCAAGTATGCCCAGGGGGCCAAGCCGGGTCTGGGCGGGCATCTTCTGGGGGACAAGGTCACTCCCGCGGTGGCCCGCATGCGGGAATCGGTGACGGGCAGCGCCCTGTTTTCGCCGTTTCCCTTCCACAGCGTCTATTCCGTGGAAGACCACAAGAAGCACATCGACTGGATCAAGGAGATCAACCCCCGGGCCCTGGTGTCCGTAAAGGTCTCCACCCCCACCGACGTGGATATGGTGGCTGTGGGCAGTTACTACGCCGGGGCGCATGTGGTGCAGTTGGACGGCAGCTACGGCGGCACCGGCGCGGCGCCGGACATCGCCAAAAAGAACATCGCCATGCCGGTGGAGTACGCCATCCCCAAGGTGCATCAGTTCCTTAAGGCTGAAGGCATCCGGGACCAGGTCACCCTCATCGCCTCCGGTGGTATTCGCAATGCTTACGACATCGCCAAGGCCATTGCCCTGGGAGCCGACGGGGTGCAGATCGGCACCGCCGACCTGGTGGCCCTGGAATGCCTGCGCTGCCACAACTGTGAAAGCGGACGGGGCTGCGCCCGGGGCATTGCCACCACCGACCCGGAACTGGTGGACCTGATGACCGTCGCCTGGGGAGTCAACCGCATCAGCAACCTGTACTACGCCTGGACCTGGCAATTGAAGGAAATCTTGCGGCGCTTGGGGCTCAGAAGCATCAAGGAGTTGGTGGGCCGCACCGACACCCTGGCCCACCTGGACTACTTCGACCGCCCGGTGGATGACGATTTGAGAAGAAGTTGA
- a CDS encoding four helix bundle protein, with protein MSKIERFEDIEAWKKARELTKSIYELTSQGKLATDFSLKDQFRRASVSIMANIAEGFEREGNKEFRQYLAMAKGSVGEVKALLYVALDAGFLPLEKINQIMALSDETSRLLAGFLRYLKASDKKGSKFQ; from the coding sequence ATGAGTAAAATCGAGCGCTTTGAGGATATTGAAGCCTGGAAAAAGGCCCGGGAGCTCACCAAATCTATTTATGAGCTCACTTCCCAAGGGAAACTTGCCACTGACTTTTCCCTAAAAGACCAGTTCCGTAGAGCCTCAGTATCCATCATGGCTAATATTGCCGAAGGCTTTGAACGCGAAGGCAATAAGGAATTTCGACAATATTTGGCCATGGCCAAAGGTTCCGTGGGTGAAGTAAAAGCCTTGCTTTATGTTGCATTGGATGCCGGATTTTTGCCTTTGGAAAAGATTAATCAGATTATGGCGCTGTCCGACGAGACCTCCCGATTGCTCGCAGGCTTTCTGCGATACCTGAAAGCCTCTGATAAGAAGGGCAGCAAATTTCAATAA
- a CDS encoding glutamate synthase codes for MKNIPNFTHPGLALLNTRRDFTNPYPDGRIQKAADEGGCGVTGFAANVPVAGRHIFQPSVQMHNRGNGKGGGIAAVGLDADALGVSQETLDEDYLIQIAYLDAEARHQVEARFIDAVFKVSHARHQPTIKDWRDLPGLMVKPPEVWQYFVRVRPEALQHFMQRHRLYEVPWRKVEDEFVAQNCYKLNEAYYASLGEKKAFVLSQGRNMMIIKVVGYAEEAALYYDLLDFKAHIWIAHQRYPTRGRVWHPGGAHPFAALNTALVHNGDFANYYSVSEYLSQRHFYPQFLTDTEVAVLTFDLWHRLYGYPLEYVIESMAPTTERDFDLLDPERQKIYRHLQTTNIHGSPDGPWFFIIARNDPDRKRFELIGITDTSMLRPQVFALHDGEVQIGLVCSEKQAIDATLESLAAEDPRFCPVADLYWNARGGSATDGGSFTFSLESQNGHMALSCHDKFGKPKTVPWHQRPWDGTRLEINVSDDSELTRLIKANLEDGSGKKLFHWVEGRAPMWSYADFREALEITVAQAKLGDDSKAAAINGLTLLLDRRYDPGDKKRSHLLHLINESLLKIFQATPPLGEPHDSRYRWIDFETRQRLSAPPRDDAVLVLDAQGFQPEGDDCDARFLCRAFELGWRQFLTYGSKGQRFVGCGFGADTDEVRIDAYGSTGDYLASGIDGMAIYIHGNAQDQLGQIMKRGKLVVYGDVGQTFMYGAKGGDVYIMGNAAGRPFINAVGRPRAVINGTALDFLAESFMAGDPFAGGGFIIVNGLEYDTRGHIRPQRNPYPGGNLFSLASGGALYIRDPYNQVVDEQLNGGEIVPLTDADWQLILPYLQENERLFDISIDEDLLTVEGMLLAPDQVYRKVQAVKLAVLTKIEDAWE; via the coding sequence ATGAAAAATATCCCTAATTTTACCCATCCGGGCCTGGCCCTACTCAACACCCGCCGCGATTTCACCAACCCGTATCCTGATGGCCGCATCCAAAAGGCCGCGGACGAAGGTGGTTGCGGGGTCACCGGCTTTGCCGCTAATGTCCCGGTGGCCGGCCGTCATATCTTTCAGCCCTCGGTGCAGATGCACAACCGGGGCAACGGCAAAGGTGGCGGTATTGCCGCGGTGGGCCTGGATGCCGACGCTTTGGGAGTCTCCCAGGAAACTCTGGATGAGGATTACCTGATTCAGATCGCCTACCTGGACGCCGAGGCCCGGCACCAGGTGGAAGCCCGGTTTATTGACGCGGTCTTTAAGGTAAGCCACGCCCGGCACCAACCCACCATCAAAGACTGGCGGGATTTGCCGGGCCTCATGGTCAAGCCCCCGGAGGTCTGGCAATACTTTGTGCGGGTGAGGCCCGAGGCGCTGCAGCATTTTATGCAGCGCCACCGGCTTTATGAAGTCCCCTGGCGCAAGGTGGAAGACGAATTCGTCGCCCAGAATTGTTACAAGCTGAACGAGGCCTATTACGCCTCCCTGGGCGAAAAAAAGGCCTTTGTGCTCTCCCAAGGCCGCAACATGATGATCATCAAGGTCGTGGGGTACGCCGAAGAAGCCGCCCTCTATTACGATCTTCTGGATTTCAAGGCCCACATCTGGATCGCTCACCAGCGCTACCCCACCCGGGGCCGGGTGTGGCACCCCGGCGGCGCCCACCCCTTTGCGGCGCTCAACACCGCGTTGGTGCACAACGGCGACTTCGCCAACTACTATTCCGTGAGCGAATACTTAAGCCAGCGCCACTTCTATCCCCAGTTCCTGACGGACACCGAAGTGGCGGTGTTGACCTTCGACCTCTGGCATCGGCTCTATGGCTACCCCCTGGAGTATGTGATCGAGTCCATGGCCCCCACTACGGAGCGGGACTTCGACCTCCTGGATCCGGAGCGCCAGAAAATTTACCGCCATCTCCAGACCACCAATATCCACGGCTCCCCGGATGGCCCCTGGTTCTTCATCATCGCGAGGAACGACCCCGACCGGAAACGCTTCGAACTTATCGGCATTACCGACACCTCCATGCTCCGGCCCCAGGTCTTTGCCCTGCATGACGGCGAGGTGCAGATCGGCCTGGTCTGCTCCGAGAAGCAGGCCATTGACGCCACCTTGGAAAGTCTGGCGGCGGAAGACCCGCGGTTCTGTCCCGTGGCCGACCTCTATTGGAACGCCCGGGGCGGCAGCGCCACCGACGGCGGTTCCTTCACCTTCTCCCTGGAAAGCCAGAACGGCCATATGGCCCTCAGTTGCCACGACAAGTTCGGCAAGCCCAAAACCGTGCCCTGGCATCAGCGGCCCTGGGATGGCACCAGGCTCGAGATCAACGTCAGTGACGACTCGGAATTAACCCGGCTCATCAAGGCTAACCTGGAAGATGGCAGCGGCAAAAAACTCTTCCATTGGGTTGAAGGACGCGCCCCCATGTGGTCATATGCCGATTTCCGGGAAGCCCTGGAAATAACGGTGGCCCAGGCAAAACTCGGGGATGACTCCAAGGCCGCGGCCATCAACGGCCTGACCCTGCTGCTGGACCGGCGCTATGACCCGGGGGACAAGAAACGGAGCCACTTGCTACACCTGATCAACGAGTCCCTACTCAAGATCTTTCAGGCCACGCCTCCTCTGGGTGAGCCCCATGACAGCCGCTACCGCTGGATCGATTTCGAAACCCGGCAACGTTTGAGCGCTCCGCCTCGGGACGACGCGGTGCTGGTCCTGGATGCCCAAGGCTTTCAGCCGGAAGGTGACGACTGCGATGCCCGCTTCCTGTGCCGGGCCTTCGAGCTGGGCTGGCGGCAGTTCCTCACTTACGGTTCCAAGGGTCAGCGCTTCGTGGGCTGCGGCTTCGGGGCCGACACCGACGAGGTTCGCATAGACGCGTACGGCAGCACCGGGGACTATTTGGCCTCGGGCATCGACGGCATGGCCATCTATATCCACGGTAACGCCCAAGACCAGTTGGGGCAGATCATGAAGCGGGGCAAGCTGGTGGTCTACGGCGACGTGGGTCAGACCTTCATGTACGGCGCCAAGGGCGGGGATGTCTACATCATGGGCAACGCTGCCGGCCGGCCCTTTATCAACGCGGTGGGCCGCCCCCGGGCGGTGATCAACGGCACCGCCCTGGACTTTTTGGCCGAATCCTTCATGGCCGGCGATCCCTTTGCCGGCGGCGGTTTTATCATCGTCAACGGTCTGGAGTATGACACCCGGGGCCACATCCGCCCCCAGCGCAACCCCTATCCCGGCGGCAACCTCTTTTCCCTGGCTTCAGGGGGCGCTCTCTACATCCGGGACCCCTACAATCAGGTAGTGGACGAACAACTAAACGGCGGGGAGATCGTGCCGCTGACGGACGCCGACTGGCAGCTCATCCTGCCTTACCTCCAAGAGAACGAGCGCCTCTTTGATATCTCCATCGACGAGGACCTTCTGACGGTGGAAGGAATGCTGCTAGCTCCGGATCAGGTCTACCGCAAGGTCCAGGCCGTCAAGCTGGCGGTCCTCACCAAGATCGAAGACGCCTGGGAATAG
- a CDS encoding PEP-CTERM sorting domain-containing protein (PEP-CTERM proteins occur, often in large numbers, in the proteomes of bacteria that also encode an exosortase, a predicted intramembrane cysteine proteinase. The presence of a PEP-CTERM domain at a protein's C-terminus predicts cleavage within the sorting domain, followed by covalent anchoring to some some component of the (usually Gram-negative) cell surface. Many PEP-CTERM proteins exhibit an unusual sequence composition that includes large numbers of potential glycosylation sites. Expression of one such protein has been shown restore the ability of a bacterium to form floc, a type of biofilm.), with translation MQRLVLIVLMVIMSALPAAGATVIVDGASNTFLLGETPSPSSPVCVDVTPYDPGSRLRFFADGSVRTVIGGPEYGPDGASTNNVYSYTPNTENLSAIVAPWGSLVGVFVDSVASPVPPALDYWTDPNSRNFATQSPPLQQTFFIGDGTSNTLLFQETVVPAGARCLYLGVADSQGSWSDNTGSFTVDVTAVPVPGAVLLLGSGLVGLVGLRRRFY, from the coding sequence ATGCAACGTCTGGTGTTAATCGTCTTAATGGTCATTATGTCGGCCCTGCCGGCGGCTGGCGCGACGGTGATTGTCGATGGTGCATCCAACACCTTTCTGCTCGGGGAAACCCCAAGTCCCAGCTCTCCGGTCTGCGTAGACGTAACTCCCTATGACCCAGGTTCCCGTCTAAGATTTTTCGCGGACGGGTCAGTCCGAACGGTAATTGGCGGACCTGAGTACGGGCCTGACGGCGCTTCCACAAATAATGTTTATTCCTACACCCCAAACACCGAAAACCTTTCTGCTATAGTCGCCCCTTGGGGTTCCCTGGTGGGAGTTTTTGTGGACAGCGTTGCCTCACCCGTGCCACCGGCCTTGGACTACTGGACCGATCCCAACAGCCGCAATTTCGCCACTCAATCTCCCCCCCTCCAACAGACCTTTTTCATCGGGGACGGCACCAGCAATACCCTTCTGTTTCAGGAGACGGTCGTGCCTGCGGGGGCAAGGTGCCTTTATCTGGGGGTTGCAGATTCCCAAGGGAGTTGGAGTGACAATACGGGGTCGTTTACCGTAGACGTTACTGCAGTACCGGTGCCCGGCGCCGTGTTGCTTCTTGGTTCCGGACTGGTGGGTCTGGTCGGGCTGAGGCGGAGATTTTATTGA
- a CDS encoding sulfite exporter TauE/SafE family protein, whose product MLFPVSGVEVNPLIPALVALVVSTFTSMGGVSGAFLLLPFQVSVLNFTSPSVSPTNLVFNIVAIPSGVYRFIREGRMNWPVTWVVILGTLPGIFVGAIIRVNWMLNPRNFKLFVGCVLLYIGLRLLYEQTPRAKRKKGKILEFEARVQERLKKVLSESGHTTGRGLPLAARVKTVSWSLKSVTYEFLGETFTFNAPALFLLALVVGLIGGTYGIGGGAIIAPFLAAIFELPIYTIAGAALLGTFITSVAGVAFYSMIAPHYPNIGAVAPDWALGALFGIGGFCGMYFGARLQKFFSAKLIRIGLGVVISSLALRYIVGFFTG is encoded by the coding sequence ATGCTCTTTCCCGTGTCCGGCGTGGAAGTCAACCCGCTTATTCCGGCCCTCGTCGCCCTGGTCGTCTCCACCTTCACCTCCATGGGGGGGGTGTCCGGGGCTTTTCTTTTGCTCCCGTTCCAGGTGAGTGTCCTCAATTTCACCAGCCCTTCAGTGAGCCCCACCAACCTGGTCTTTAACATCGTGGCCATCCCCAGCGGCGTCTATCGCTTCATCCGAGAGGGCCGCATGAACTGGCCGGTGACTTGGGTGGTGATTCTGGGAACCCTGCCCGGCATCTTTGTTGGCGCGATTATCCGGGTCAACTGGATGCTCAACCCCAGGAATTTCAAGCTCTTCGTGGGTTGTGTGCTGCTATATATCGGACTGCGCCTCCTTTATGAGCAGACCCCCCGGGCCAAGCGCAAGAAGGGCAAGATCCTGGAGTTCGAAGCCCGGGTTCAGGAGCGCTTGAAGAAAGTCTTGTCGGAGTCGGGCCACACCACAGGGCGGGGCCTGCCCCTCGCGGCCCGGGTCAAGACCGTGAGTTGGAGCCTGAAAAGCGTTACCTATGAGTTCCTGGGGGAAACCTTCACCTTCAATGCCCCGGCCCTGTTTCTCCTGGCCCTGGTGGTTGGCCTCATAGGCGGCACCTACGGCATTGGCGGCGGCGCCATCATCGCCCCCTTCCTGGCGGCCATCTTCGAACTACCCATCTACACCATCGCCGGGGCGGCGCTCTTGGGCACCTTCATCACTTCGGTGGCCGGGGTGGCCTTTTACTCGATGATTGCCCCCCATTACCCCAATATTGGGGCGGTGGCCCCGGATTGGGCCTTGGGAGCGCTGTTCGGGATCGGCGGGTTTTGCGGCATGTACTTCGGCGCCCGTCTCCAAAAATTCTTCTCGGCGAAGCTAATCCGCATCGGCCTGGGGGTGGTCATTTCCTCCCTGGCGCTGCGTTACATCGTGGGGTTCTTTACCGGTTAA
- a CDS encoding alpha/beta hydrolase, giving the protein MILEFSEKGIVFFPDPHLVGTPQDVGLEYEDVWFEAADGIQLHGWWVPAAGAPVLVWFHGNAGNISHRLENIQLLHDLVGVQVFIFDYREYGRSQGRISREGTFTDAAAAYRFVAETRKVPAGDIVLFGRSLGTALATDLAVKYPCRALILESAFTNSSDMAKMMAPFLFDWRPRVPYDNLGKIDKVKMPLLIIHGEDDEIIPVEMGRRVFAAANSPKDLYIIPGAHHNDTYVVGGEAYFNRLKGFIFPVEK; this is encoded by the coding sequence ATGATCCTGGAATTTTCCGAAAAGGGCATCGTCTTTTTTCCCGATCCGCATCTGGTCGGCACGCCCCAAGATGTGGGCCTGGAATACGAAGACGTCTGGTTTGAGGCCGCCGACGGGATACAACTCCACGGCTGGTGGGTGCCCGCCGCCGGGGCTCCGGTCTTGGTGTGGTTCCATGGCAATGCCGGCAACATCAGTCACCGCTTGGAGAATATCCAGTTGCTGCATGACCTGGTGGGGGTTCAGGTCTTTATCTTCGACTACCGGGAGTACGGCCGCTCCCAGGGCCGCATCAGCCGGGAAGGGACCTTTACCGACGCGGCCGCGGCCTACCGCTTTGTGGCCGAGACCCGCAAGGTGCCGGCGGGGGACATCGTCCTGTTCGGGCGCTCTCTGGGCACCGCACTGGCCACGGACCTGGCAGTTAAGTATCCCTGCCGCGCCCTGATCCTGGAGTCGGCCTTCACCAACTCCTCGGACATGGCCAAGATGATGGCCCCCTTCCTGTTCGACTGGCGTCCGCGGGTGCCCTATGACAATCTGGGAAAAATTGATAAAGTTAAGATGCCGCTGCTCATCATCCACGGCGAGGACGATGAGATCATCCCGGTGGAGATGGGCCGCCGGGTCTTTGCCGCGGCCAACTCACCCAAGGACCTTTACATCATCCCCGGGGCCCACCATAATGACACCTATGTGGTGGGCGGAGAAGCGTATTTCAACCGTTTGAAGGGTTTTATATTTCCGGTGGAGAAATAA
- a CDS encoding cation transporter — MTNFQRRALRLSYFTIAYNVVECILAMVAGFLAGSIALVGFGLDSLVESLSGGVMIWRFSRHEGLSPEEEERLERKAIQIVGYTFFILGAYVLYESLKKLIWQEIPAPSLLGLGIALASIIVMPALFYLKYQTGKSMGSKSLMADSKQTLACAMLSVALLVGLGLNYWFGIWQADPVIGLVIVVILAREGYQALKEKKLCTCASCGVPPSSGP, encoded by the coding sequence ATGACCAATTTCCAGCGCAGGGCTTTACGCTTATCCTATTTTACCATCGCCTACAACGTGGTGGAATGCATCCTGGCCATGGTGGCAGGCTTTCTGGCCGGCAGCATCGCGTTGGTGGGCTTCGGGTTGGACAGCCTGGTGGAGTCCCTGTCAGGGGGAGTGATGATCTGGCGGTTTTCCCGGCACGAGGGTCTGAGCCCTGAGGAAGAAGAACGCCTGGAACGCAAGGCCATCCAGATCGTGGGTTATACGTTTTTTATCCTGGGGGCTTATGTGCTCTATGAGTCTTTAAAGAAGTTAATCTGGCAGGAAATCCCCGCTCCCAGCCTTTTGGGCCTCGGTATCGCTTTGGCCTCCATCATCGTCATGCCGGCGTTGTTCTACCTCAAATATCAGACGGGAAAATCGATGGGCAGTAAGAGCTTGATGGCCGACTCCAAGCAAACTCTGGCCTGCGCCATGTTGTCCGTGGCCCTGCTCGTCGGCCTGGGGCTCAATTATTGGTTCGGCATCTGGCAGGCCGACCCCGTCATCGGGCTGGTGATTGTCGTCATCCTGGCCCGGGAAGGCTACCAGGCCTTAAAGGAAAAAAAGCTCTGCACCTGCGCCTCCTGCGGGGTGCCCCCCTCCTCCGGCCCTTGA